A region of Paraburkholderia largidicola DNA encodes the following proteins:
- a CDS encoding TetR/AcrR family transcriptional regulator, whose protein sequence is MSLSSDHPKVRRIPQQERAARRVDALLDAAGDVIAERGFDAATMTAIAERAGASIGAVYQYFPNKDALVFALRTRYGDEMDAQWRALGEAAHEWSVDELVERLFALMIDFIAARPAYLPLLSVTLNFRRDAAARNRLRGRFAELFQRYSPALSDDDAFRVAEVTLQVVKSLNPLYAAAKPKDRKALVDEYRLVVSSYLAARLR, encoded by the coding sequence ATGAGTCTGTCCTCAGATCATCCAAAAGTGCGGCGCATTCCCCAGCAGGAGCGCGCGGCAAGGCGCGTCGATGCGCTGCTCGACGCCGCCGGCGACGTGATCGCGGAGCGCGGTTTCGACGCCGCGACGATGACGGCGATCGCGGAGCGCGCGGGCGCGTCGATTGGTGCCGTCTATCAATACTTTCCGAACAAGGATGCGCTCGTTTTCGCGCTGCGCACGCGCTATGGCGATGAAATGGACGCGCAATGGCGCGCGCTGGGTGAAGCGGCGCACGAATGGAGCGTCGACGAACTGGTCGAGCGCCTCTTCGCGCTGATGATCGATTTCATCGCGGCGCGGCCCGCGTATTTGCCGCTATTGTCGGTGACGCTGAATTTCAGGCGCGATGCGGCCGCGCGCAACCGCTTGCGCGGCCGCTTCGCCGAACTGTTTCAGCGCTACAGTCCGGCGTTATCGGACGACGACGCGTTCCGCGTCGCCGAGGTCACGCTGCAGGTCGTGAAAAGCCTGAATCCGCTTTACGCAGCCGCGAAGCCGAAAGATCGCAAGGCGCTGGTCGACGAGTACAGGCTGGTCGTTTCGTCGTATCTCGCCGCGCGCCTGCGCTAA
- a CDS encoding electron transfer flavoprotein-ubiquinone oxidoreductase has protein sequence MEYDVVIVGGGPAGLAAAIRLKQRAVEKGVEIGVCVLEKGSEIGAHILSGAVMDPRALCELIPDWKDKGAPLNVEVTEDRFLFLSETGAKSVPNWALPDNFKNHGNYVISLANVTRWLGQQAEALGVEIFPGFAAAEVLYNEDGSVKGVATGNLGIGKDGEPTENFQLGMELHAKYTLFCEGARGHLGRQLSDKFKLRDGADPQVYGIGIKELWEIDPAKHKPGLVIHTAGWPLDTQTYGGSFLYHIDNNQVMVGFVVGLGYSNPYLSPFEEFQRYKTHPEIRKFLEGGKRVSYGARAITAGGLLSLPKLAFPGGALVGDDAGFLNASRIKGSHAAIKTGMLAADAAFEAVQAGRHNDELTAYPESFRASWMHTELHKARNFKQWMSKGLYLGTLMVGIEQKLLGGNVPWTLHHQHWDHEMLKPASQCTPIEYPKPDGKLTFDRLSSVFISNTNHEENQPAHLTLKDASIPITLNLQTYAGPEARFCPAGVYEFVKTEEDEDRLQINAQNCVHCKTCDIKDPTQNIVWVTPEGGGGPNYPNM, from the coding sequence ATGGAATATGACGTGGTGATCGTCGGCGGAGGCCCGGCGGGTCTAGCTGCTGCGATCAGACTCAAGCAGCGTGCCGTGGAGAAAGGCGTCGAGATTGGCGTTTGTGTGCTCGAAAAAGGCTCGGAGATCGGCGCGCATATTCTGTCGGGCGCGGTGATGGACCCGCGTGCGCTTTGTGAGCTGATCCCCGACTGGAAGGATAAGGGCGCGCCTTTGAACGTCGAAGTGACGGAAGACCGCTTTTTGTTTCTCTCCGAAACGGGCGCGAAATCGGTGCCGAACTGGGCGCTGCCGGACAACTTCAAGAATCACGGCAACTACGTGATCAGTCTCGCGAACGTCACGCGCTGGCTCGGGCAACAAGCTGAAGCGCTGGGCGTCGAGATTTTTCCGGGTTTTGCTGCCGCTGAAGTGCTGTACAACGAAGATGGCTCGGTCAAGGGCGTTGCGACGGGCAATCTGGGCATCGGCAAGGACGGCGAGCCGACCGAGAACTTCCAGCTCGGCATGGAACTGCACGCGAAGTACACGCTGTTCTGCGAAGGCGCGCGCGGGCATCTCGGCCGCCAACTGTCGGACAAGTTCAAGCTGCGCGACGGCGCCGATCCGCAGGTGTATGGCATCGGCATCAAGGAACTGTGGGAAATCGATCCGGCGAAGCACAAGCCCGGCCTCGTGATCCACACGGCCGGCTGGCCGCTCGATACGCAGACTTACGGCGGCTCGTTCCTCTATCACATCGACAATAACCAGGTGATGGTGGGCTTTGTCGTCGGCCTGGGCTATTCGAATCCGTATCTGTCGCCGTTCGAGGAATTCCAGCGCTACAAGACGCACCCTGAGATCCGCAAGTTCCTCGAAGGCGGCAAGCGCGTGTCGTACGGCGCGCGCGCGATTACGGCAGGCGGCCTGCTGTCGCTGCCGAAGCTCGCTTTCCCGGGCGGCGCACTCGTTGGCGACGACGCAGGCTTCCTGAACGCGTCGCGGATCAAGGGCTCGCACGCGGCAATCAAGACAGGCATGCTCGCCGCCGATGCCGCATTCGAGGCCGTGCAGGCAGGCCGCCATAACGACGAACTGACCGCATATCCCGAATCGTTCAGAGCATCATGGATGCACACGGAGTTGCATAAAGCGCGCAACTTCAAGCAGTGGATGAGCAAGGGCCTGTATCTCGGCACGCTGATGGTCGGCATCGAACAGAAGCTGCTGGGCGGCAATGTGCCGTGGACGCTGCATCACCAGCACTGGGATCACGAGATGCTCAAACCGGCATCGCAGTGCACGCCGATCGAGTATCCGAAGCCGGATGGCAAGCTGACGTTCGACCGTCTCTCGTCGGTGTTCATCTCGAACACGAATCACGAAGAGAATCAGCCTGCACACCTGACGCTCAAGGACGCGAGCATTCCCATCACCCTGAATCTGCAAACCTACGCCGGTCCGGAAGCGCGTTTCTGCCCGGCGGGTGTCTACGAGTTCGTCAAAACCGAAGAAGACGAAGACCGTTTGCAGATCAATGCGCAGAACTGCGTCCACTGCAAGACCTGCGATATCAAGGACCCGACACAGAACATCGTGTGGGTGACGCCCGAAGGCGGCGGCGGTCCGAACTATCCGAACATGTGA
- a CDS encoding NYN domain-containing protein — translation MASSQDTVSMALFCDFENVALGVRDAKYEKFDIKLVLERLLLKGSIVVKKAYCDWDRYKGFKAAMHEANFELIEIPHVRQSGKNSADIRLVVDALDLCYTKSHVNTFVIISGDSDFSPLVSKLRENAKQVIGVGVQRSTSDLLTANCDEFIFYDDLVRESQRAAAKRDSAKAAQQAAQQATKRASEGEKRKEDLETRKTKAVELAVQTFDALASERGDSGKIWASVLKNAIKRRKPDFNETYYGFRAFGNLLEEAQSRGLLEVGRDEKSGTFVYRSASSGVAATADVVTARESGDEWAAMPAAAEIVGLEEATVTASVEEDVPAEQPFEDAPQAVSTGHADAGKSDTRRKGRGTRKPAAKRAKKKTERGEATEGEADSSLAADTQHVPEQVAVPEAHAPAPEAEHPATEAPAAKKKPSRKSTARSRRPRKTESANDAE, via the coding sequence ATGGCGTCATCCCAGGATACCGTCAGCATGGCGCTGTTCTGTGATTTCGAAAACGTCGCGCTCGGCGTACGCGACGCGAAATACGAAAAATTCGACATCAAGCTGGTCCTCGAGCGGTTGCTGTTGAAAGGCAGCATCGTCGTGAAGAAGGCGTACTGCGACTGGGACCGCTACAAGGGCTTCAAGGCCGCAATGCACGAAGCGAACTTCGAGCTGATCGAAATTCCGCACGTGCGGCAGTCGGGCAAGAATTCCGCGGACATTCGCCTCGTCGTCGATGCACTCGACCTCTGCTATACGAAGTCGCACGTCAATACGTTTGTCATCATCAGCGGCGATTCGGATTTTTCGCCGCTCGTGTCGAAGCTGCGCGAAAACGCGAAGCAGGTGATCGGCGTGGGCGTACAGCGCTCGACGTCGGATCTGCTGACGGCCAATTGCGACGAATTCATCTTCTATGACGACCTCGTGCGCGAGAGCCAGCGCGCCGCCGCGAAGCGCGACAGCGCCAAGGCCGCGCAGCAGGCGGCCCAACAGGCGACGAAACGCGCATCCGAGGGCGAGAAGCGCAAGGAAGACCTGGAAACGCGCAAGACCAAAGCGGTCGAACTCGCCGTGCAGACCTTCGATGCGCTCGCGTCGGAGCGCGGCGATAGCGGCAAGATCTGGGCATCGGTGCTGAAGAACGCGATCAAGCGCCGCAAGCCCGATTTCAACGAGACGTACTACGGTTTCCGTGCTTTCGGCAATCTGCTCGAAGAAGCGCAGTCGCGCGGGCTGCTCGAAGTGGGCCGCGATGAGAAGTCGGGCACGTTCGTGTATCGCAGCGCGTCGTCCGGTGTCGCTGCGACGGCCGACGTCGTGACCGCTCGCGAGTCAGGTGACGAATGGGCGGCCATGCCCGCTGCCGCCGAGATCGTCGGTCTGGAGGAAGCGACTGTCACGGCTTCCGTCGAAGAGGATGTGCCCGCCGAGCAGCCGTTCGAGGATGCGCCGCAAGCCGTATCGACCGGTCACGCGGACGCCGGCAAGAGCGACACGCGCCGCAAGGGACGCGGCACGCGCAAGCCTGCTGCGAAGCGAGCGAAGAAGAAAACGGAACGCGGGGAAGCAACCGAAGGCGAAGCGGATTCGTCGCTGGCTGCGGATACGCAGCATGTCCCGGAACAGGTCGCGGTACCCGAGGCTCACGCGCCTGCGCCCGAAGCGGAACATCCCGCGACGGAAGCGCCCGCTGCGAAGAAGAAGCCCTCGCGCAAATCCACGGCGCGCAGCCGCCGTCCTCGCAAGACCGAGTCGGCCAATGACGCGGAGTGA
- a CDS encoding MFS transporter, which produces MNHSTALPPRAAWTLALMLAGLYTVNFLDKVVLGMVAVPLMAELHLSPAEFGLVAGSFFWLFSVSTIVVGFASNRISARWLLLAMGMSWAMIQVPQALATSALAILVCRVILGAAEGPAFSTSVHAICQWFPDHKRSLPIAIVSQGAALGLLLAGLLIPLVTRKWGWRMNFFVLCGIGVVWSIAWLYMSRERGQRDADKLAATSPESTHEHGHAPARLPYRTILTDPSIVSIFLLGFSAYWMLGQNLTWLPSYLEKGLGFDGIDAGRWFAVVIGVASPVNIGLSWLSERMLARGVSTRVARAQLLSVVAMVAGALFVAVSALDLPPIGKTLLFALAGALPTLCFPLAPALLAEVVPESQRGAVVAIYTALASLGAAIAPTVMGRIVQSAGAGNGHAYENGFLIGAALLFVAALAALRWLHPERSNRVLSRRLAPVSA; this is translated from the coding sequence ATGAACCATTCAACCGCCCTGCCGCCGCGCGCAGCCTGGACCCTGGCGCTCATGCTCGCCGGTCTCTACACGGTCAACTTCCTCGACAAGGTCGTGCTCGGCATGGTCGCCGTGCCGTTGATGGCCGAACTGCATCTGTCGCCTGCCGAATTCGGGCTGGTCGCGGGCAGCTTCTTCTGGCTCTTCTCGGTATCGACGATCGTCGTCGGCTTCGCATCCAACCGCATTTCAGCGCGCTGGCTGCTGCTCGCGATGGGCATGAGCTGGGCCATGATCCAGGTGCCTCAGGCGCTCGCCACCAGCGCACTCGCGATCCTCGTGTGCCGCGTGATACTCGGCGCCGCCGAAGGCCCCGCGTTCTCCACCTCCGTCCACGCCATTTGCCAGTGGTTCCCCGACCACAAGCGCAGCCTGCCCATCGCCATCGTCAGCCAGGGCGCCGCGCTCGGGCTGCTGCTCGCCGGTCTGCTGATCCCGCTCGTCACGCGCAAATGGGGATGGCGGATGAATTTCTTCGTGTTGTGCGGGATCGGTGTGGTGTGGAGCATCGCGTGGCTCTATATGTCGCGCGAACGCGGGCAGCGCGACGCGGATAAGCTGGCGGCGACCTCCCCCGAATCGACGCACGAGCACGGCCACGCGCCCGCCCGCCTACCCTACCGGACGATCCTCACCGATCCGTCCATCGTGTCGATCTTCCTGCTCGGCTTCTCCGCGTACTGGATGCTCGGTCAGAACCTGACCTGGCTGCCGAGCTACCTCGAAAAAGGACTCGGTTTCGATGGCATCGACGCGGGCCGCTGGTTCGCCGTCGTGATCGGCGTCGCGTCGCCCGTCAATATCGGCCTGAGCTGGCTGTCCGAGCGGATGCTGGCGCGCGGCGTGTCGACGCGCGTCGCGCGCGCACAGTTGCTGAGCGTCGTGGCGATGGTGGCAGGCGCGCTGTTCGTCGCTGTCTCGGCGCTCGATCTGCCGCCCATCGGCAAAACGCTGCTGTTCGCGCTTGCCGGGGCGCTGCCGACGCTCTGCTTTCCGCTCGCGCCCGCCTTGCTCGCCGAAGTCGTGCCCGAGAGCCAGCGCGGCGCAGTCGTCGCGATCTACACGGCCCTCGCAAGCCTCGGCGCAGCGATCGCACCCACCGTCATGGGGCGCATCGTTCAGAGCGCCGGCGCTGGGAACGGTCATGCGTACGAGAACGGCTTCCTGATCGGCGCGGCGCTGCTGTTCGTCGCGGCGCTTGCGGCATTGCGCTGGCTTCACCCGGAGCGCTCGAACCGCGTGCTGAGTCGTCGGCTCGCGCCCGTCTCCGCGTGA
- the clpP gene encoding ATP-dependent Clp endopeptidase proteolytic subunit ClpP has protein sequence MHRHFTSPAASGFNFVPTVIEQSGRGERAYDIYSRLLRERIVFLVGPVNDQSASLIVAQLLFLESENPDKDISFYINSPGGSVYDGLAIFDTMQFIKPDVSTLCTGFAASMGTFLLAAGAPGKRFALPNARIMIHQPSGGGQGTASDVEIQAKEVLYLRERLNSVLAERTGRSIAQIEKDTDRDNFMSADAARAYGLVDDVLTTRVPAVTEAAHSAM, from the coding sequence ATGCACCGACACTTCACTTCACCCGCCGCGTCCGGCTTCAACTTCGTGCCGACCGTCATCGAGCAATCGGGACGCGGCGAACGCGCCTACGACATCTATTCGCGCCTGCTGCGCGAGCGGATCGTGTTTCTGGTCGGCCCGGTCAACGACCAGTCGGCAAGCCTGATCGTCGCGCAGTTGCTGTTTCTCGAATCGGAGAACCCTGACAAGGATATTTCTTTTTACATCAACTCGCCGGGCGGCTCGGTCTACGACGGCCTCGCGATCTTCGACACGATGCAGTTCATCAAGCCCGACGTATCGACGCTCTGCACGGGCTTCGCGGCCAGCATGGGCACGTTTCTGCTCGCGGCGGGCGCGCCCGGCAAGCGCTTTGCGTTGCCGAACGCGCGCATCATGATCCATCAGCCCTCGGGCGGCGGCCAGGGCACGGCGTCGGACGTGGAGATCCAGGCGAAGGAAGTGCTGTATCTGCGCGAGCGCCTGAACAGCGTGCTCGCGGAAAGAACGGGCCGGAGCATCGCGCAGATCGAGAAGGACACGGATCGTGACAACTTCATGTCAGCGGATGCGGCGAGAGCCTATGGCCTCGTCGACGACGTGCTGACGACACGCGTGCCTGCTGTAACCGAAGCGGCACACAGCGCGATGTAG
- a CDS encoding isochorismatase family protein: MAQALSIDPRSTAIVLIDLQHSNVGRQLAPHSAADVVARSVRAADALRAAGGTVVFVRVDVAQLLSLPADAPLRPRDAPAPPPQASDLVPECNVQAGDLVVTKRQFGAFYGTDLEQQLRRRHIRTIALTGIATNFGVESTARAAFDQGYELIFLEDAMSGLSGDTHAFPIEHIFPRMGFVRSTEEFISAAAETGTFGGA, translated from the coding sequence ATGGCGCAAGCGCTTTCCATCGATCCGCGCAGCACCGCTATCGTGCTGATCGATCTGCAGCACAGCAATGTCGGCCGGCAACTGGCGCCGCATTCCGCTGCCGATGTCGTCGCGCGTTCCGTGCGCGCCGCCGATGCACTGCGCGCAGCGGGCGGCACGGTCGTGTTCGTGCGCGTCGATGTCGCACAATTGCTGTCGTTGCCCGCCGATGCGCCACTGCGTCCGCGCGATGCGCCCGCTCCGCCGCCGCAGGCATCGGACCTCGTGCCCGAGTGCAATGTGCAGGCCGGCGATCTCGTCGTGACGAAGCGCCAGTTCGGCGCGTTCTACGGCACCGATCTGGAACAGCAATTGCGACGCCGTCATATCCGCACCATCGCGCTGACGGGCATTGCGACGAACTTCGGGGTCGAGTCGACAGCGCGCGCGGCCTTCGACCAGGGCTACGAACTGATCTTCCTCGAAGACGCAATGTCGGGCCTGTCGGGCGACACGCATGCTTTTCCCATCGAACATATCTTCCCGCGCATGGGCTTCGTGCGTTCGACAGAGGAATTCATCAGCGCCGCTGCCGAAACAGGGACGTTCGGCGGCGCCTGA
- a CDS encoding EAL domain-containing protein, with protein sequence MSMIELDPPGFQPPRPVAGDEGSRRTVRYGGYTVFSVFQPVFSVSHRRAIGYHASLRAHDENEKQVPSAEVFTQAARRGDLLELGRLAESLHLGNFNAFDSHDEWLFLSLHPAALMDTSYGDALLAGLKALGLPPQRVVLEVSEQAGGETTRFAEIIDALRKSGFLIALDGFGAKHSNIDRVWNLRPDIVTLDRCILAQASEHSHIERVLPGIVSMLHESGQLVLMGGLTTERDALIALECNVDFVQGTFFAAPSVEPVARQATVSLMDKLSAALRERVAARERAQSERLAPFVTALEAASTHLVEGKPMAEATAPLLELRETARCFLLDGSGRQIGDNVLPQGRASQRAKRFRPLLHSEGASWERRPYFIQAVRAPGQVHLTPPYLSINEAHLCVTASIAAETARGMQVLCVDINWEVAAHRN encoded by the coding sequence ATGAGCATGATCGAACTCGATCCTCCCGGCTTCCAGCCTCCGCGCCCCGTAGCGGGCGACGAAGGCTCCCGCCGCACCGTCCGGTATGGCGGCTACACGGTTTTCAGCGTATTTCAGCCGGTTTTCTCGGTGTCGCACCGTCGCGCGATCGGCTATCACGCGTCGCTGCGCGCACACGACGAAAACGAAAAGCAGGTGCCGTCCGCCGAAGTCTTCACCCAGGCCGCGCGGCGCGGCGACCTGCTGGAACTCGGGCGGCTCGCCGAATCGCTGCATCTGGGCAACTTCAACGCGTTCGACAGTCACGACGAATGGCTTTTCCTGAGCCTGCATCCCGCCGCGCTGATGGACACGAGCTATGGCGACGCGCTGCTCGCGGGCCTCAAGGCGCTCGGCCTGCCGCCGCAGCGCGTGGTGCTCGAAGTGTCCGAGCAGGCAGGCGGCGAAACGACGCGCTTCGCAGAGATCATCGACGCGCTGCGCAAGTCCGGCTTCCTGATCGCGCTCGACGGCTTCGGCGCGAAGCATTCGAACATCGACCGTGTGTGGAACCTGCGGCCCGACATCGTCACGCTCGACCGCTGCATCCTCGCGCAGGCCAGCGAGCATTCGCATATCGAGCGCGTGCTGCCCGGCATCGTGTCGATGCTGCATGAATCGGGGCAACTGGTGCTGATGGGCGGCCTCACGACCGAACGCGACGCGCTGATCGCGCTCGAATGCAATGTGGATTTCGTGCAGGGCACGTTCTTCGCCGCCCCGAGCGTCGAGCCTGTCGCGCGTCAGGCGACTGTGAGCCTGATGGACAAGCTGTCGGCAGCGCTGCGCGAGCGTGTGGCCGCGCGCGAGCGCGCGCAGTCCGAGCGGCTCGCGCCGTTCGTGACGGCACTCGAAGCCGCGAGCACGCATCTTGTAGAAGGCAAGCCGATGGCCGAGGCGACCGCGCCGCTGCTCGAACTGCGCGAAACGGCGCGCTGTTTCCTGCTCGACGGATCGGGGCGCCAGATCGGCGACAACGTGCTGCCGCAAGGCCGCGCGTCGCAACGCGCGAAACGCTTCCGACCGCTGTTGCATTCGGAAGGCGCAAGCTGGGAACGTCGTCCGTATTTCATCCAGGCCGTGCGCGCGCCCGGTCAGGTGCATCTGACGCCGCCCTATCTGTCGATCAACGAGGCGCACCTGTGCGTGACGGCGTCGATCGCGGCGGAAACCGCGCGCGGCATGCAGGTGTTATGCGTCGATATCAACTGGGAAGTGGCCGCGCATCGTAATTGA
- a CDS encoding TauD/TfdA dioxygenase family protein: MNANVQAIRPAQPEVASESWPFEVARCTPAIGAEISGIDLREPLDDATYAALRRAVVRHKVIFFRDQDITPAQHVAFARRFGKLEIHPTFPHHPDHPELVIIGRNDAKRGRENLYHSDVSWRDVPSMGSILRCVQCPEVGGDTMWINMVAAYENLPEEVKSLIQNLKAAHEFLPLFGIVVPEEQHDEMRKKFPPAIHPVVRTHPETGEKILYVNEAFTTHIVNYGHHTVPRYRFGFDFKLAEMELLQYLFRQAQAPEYQVRLRWQPNTIAFWDNRSCQHYAVQDYFPAVRHMMRATVVGDRPV; this comes from the coding sequence ATGAACGCAAACGTCCAGGCCATCAGACCGGCACAGCCGGAAGTAGCCAGCGAAAGCTGGCCATTCGAAGTCGCGCGGTGCACGCCCGCCATCGGCGCGGAAATCAGCGGCATCGACCTGCGCGAGCCGCTCGACGATGCGACCTACGCTGCGCTGCGCCGCGCGGTGGTGAGGCACAAGGTCATCTTCTTTCGCGACCAGGACATCACGCCCGCGCAGCACGTCGCGTTCGCGCGCCGCTTCGGCAAACTGGAGATCCATCCGACATTCCCGCATCACCCCGATCATCCCGAGCTCGTGATCATCGGCCGCAACGATGCGAAGCGCGGCCGCGAGAACCTCTATCACAGCGACGTATCGTGGCGCGACGTGCCTTCGATGGGCTCGATCCTGCGCTGCGTGCAATGCCCGGAGGTAGGCGGAGACACGATGTGGATCAACATGGTCGCCGCCTACGAAAACCTGCCCGAGGAAGTCAAGTCGCTGATCCAGAATCTGAAGGCCGCGCATGAATTTCTGCCGCTATTCGGCATCGTGGTGCCCGAAGAGCAGCACGACGAGATGCGCAAGAAGTTTCCGCCAGCGATTCATCCCGTGGTGCGCACGCACCCGGAGACGGGCGAAAAGATTCTCTACGTGAACGAGGCGTTCACGACGCATATCGTGAACTACGGTCATCACACGGTTCCGCGCTATCGCTTCGGTTTCGACTTCAAGCTCGCGGAAATGGAACTGCTGCAGTACCTGTTCCGCCAGGCGCAGGCGCCCGAATATCAGGTGCGTCTGCGCTGGCAGCCGAACACGATCGCGTTCTGGGACAACCGCTCGTGCCAGCACTACGCGGTGCAGGACTACTTCCCCGCGGTGCGGCACATGATGCGCGCCACGGTCGTCGGCGATCGCCCGGTTTGA
- the mdtD gene encoding multidrug transporter subunit MdtD, which yields MLWIVATGFFMQTLDSTIVNTALPAMAKSLGELPLRMQSVVIAYSLTMAVMIPVSGWLADKLGTRRVFMSAILVFTVGSLLCANAQTLTQLVLYRVLQGVGGAMLLPVGRLAVLRVFPAERYLPALSFVAIPGLIGPLIGPTLGGWLVKIASWHWIFLINVPVGIAGVIATFIFMPDSRNPDTAKFDIKGYVLLIIGMVSISMALDGQTEFSIQHATMLMLLILSLGCFVAYGLHATRAANPIFSLDLFKIHTFSVGLLGNLFARIGSGAMPYLIPLLLQVSLGYSAFEAGLMMLPVAAAGMSSKRLVTRLIMKHGYRRVLVSNTVLVGLAMASFSLTSEHQPLWLRLVQLAFFGGVNSMQFTAMNTLTLKDLGTGGASSGNSLFSLVQMLAMSLGVTVAGALLTTFTGLMPRVTAANSLPAFHATFLCVGLITAATSWIFAQLSADIRQPARRADPQERT from the coding sequence ATGCTGTGGATCGTCGCGACGGGCTTCTTCATGCAGACGCTCGATTCGACGATCGTCAACACCGCGCTCCCCGCGATGGCGAAAAGCCTCGGCGAATTGCCGTTGCGCATGCAATCAGTCGTGATCGCGTACTCGCTGACGATGGCCGTGATGATCCCCGTGTCCGGCTGGCTCGCGGACAAGCTCGGCACGCGGCGCGTGTTCATGAGCGCGATCCTGGTCTTCACGGTCGGGTCGCTGCTGTGCGCGAATGCTCAGACGCTCACGCAACTGGTGCTCTACCGCGTGCTGCAAGGCGTGGGCGGCGCGATGCTGCTGCCCGTCGGCCGCCTCGCCGTGCTGCGCGTATTTCCCGCCGAACGCTATCTGCCCGCGCTGTCGTTCGTTGCGATTCCGGGGCTGATCGGTCCGCTGATCGGCCCGACGCTCGGCGGCTGGCTCGTCAAGATCGCGTCGTGGCACTGGATCTTTCTGATCAACGTGCCCGTCGGCATCGCCGGCGTGATCGCGACGTTCATCTTCATGCCCGACAGCCGCAACCCGGATACCGCGAAGTTCGACATCAAAGGCTATGTGCTGCTGATCATCGGCATGGTGTCGATCTCGATGGCGCTCGACGGACAAACCGAATTCTCGATCCAGCACGCGACCATGCTGATGTTGCTGATCCTTTCGCTAGGCTGTTTCGTTGCCTACGGATTGCATGCGACGCGCGCCGCCAACCCGATCTTTTCGCTCGATCTGTTCAAGATCCACACGTTCAGCGTCGGCCTGCTCGGCAACCTGTTCGCGCGGATCGGAAGCGGCGCGATGCCGTATCTGATTCCGCTGCTGTTGCAGGTGAGCCTCGGCTACAGCGCATTCGAAGCCGGCCTGATGATGCTGCCCGTCGCCGCGGCCGGCATGTCGTCGAAGCGCCTCGTCACGCGGCTCATCATGAAGCACGGCTACCGGCGCGTGCTCGTGTCGAACACCGTGCTCGTCGGCCTCGCGATGGCGAGCTTCTCGCTGACGAGCGAGCATCAGCCGCTGTGGCTGCGCCTCGTGCAGCTTGCGTTCTTCGGCGGCGTCAACTCGATGCAGTTCACGGCGATGAACACGCTGACGCTCAAGGACCTCGGCACGGGCGGCGCGAGCAGTGGCAACAGCCTGTTCTCGCTCGTGCAGATGCTGGCGATGAGCCTTGGCGTCACCGTCGCGGGCGCGTTGCTGACCACATTCACCGGCCTCATGCCGCGCGTCACCGCGGCCAATTCGCTGCCCGCCTTTCACGCCACCTTCCTGTGTGTCGGCCTGATCACGGCGGCGACGTCGTGGATCTTTGCTCAGCTGTCGGCCGATATCCGGCAGCCCGCGAGGCGCGCCGATCCGCAGGAACGCACGTGA
- a CDS encoding sigma-70 family RNA polymerase sigma factor yields MEMNRDKSVDFEAVRARLFALAYRMLGSRAEAEDIVQDAWLKWHAADASALRSSAAWLTTITTHLAIDRLRHLQIERATRSGGWMPEPWIESLAPSAEDLALQAVQMSYGVMLLLERLKPEERAAFVLHEAFDCDYAEIAKILAKTPANCRQMVHRARERLQREGVPAKRADPAAHARIVERLRAALEAQDRAGLVRLFCEVPSVMSDAPDTADAVATAEQAATTLSMRGRGDQIETVTMNGMNAVALMRDGEIDALFDISIDEDERIVALRIVTGALRLASATRVFGRAAILQLLRPVSRQAASITMRGHFPVDIDA; encoded by the coding sequence ATGGAAATGAACAGAGACAAGTCGGTGGATTTCGAGGCGGTGCGCGCGAGGCTCTTCGCGCTCGCGTACCGGATGCTCGGCAGCCGCGCGGAAGCGGAAGACATCGTGCAGGACGCGTGGCTCAAATGGCATGCGGCCGACGCGAGCGCGCTGCGTTCGTCGGCCGCATGGCTCACGACGATTACGACACACCTCGCGATCGACCGGCTTCGCCATCTGCAGATCGAGCGGGCGACGCGTTCGGGCGGCTGGATGCCGGAACCGTGGATCGAGAGTCTGGCGCCGTCGGCGGAAGACCTGGCGTTGCAGGCGGTGCAGATGTCATATGGCGTGATGCTGCTGCTCGAACGGCTGAAGCCCGAGGAGCGCGCGGCATTCGTGCTGCATGAGGCATTCGATTGCGACTACGCGGAGATCGCGAAAATCCTCGCGAAAACGCCCGCAAATTGCCGGCAGATGGTGCATCGCGCGCGGGAGCGTTTGCAGCGCGAAGGCGTGCCGGCGAAGCGCGCGGATCCCGCCGCGCACGCACGCATCGTCGAGCGTCTGCGGGCGGCGCTGGAAGCGCAGGATCGCGCGGGGCTCGTGCGGCTCTTCTGCGAGGTGCCGAGCGTGATGAGCGACGCGCCCGACACGGCCGATGCCGTCGCGACGGCCGAGCAGGCGGCGACCACGCTGTCGATGCGCGGCCGTGGCGACCAGATCGAGACGGTGACGATGAACGGCATGAACGCCGTGGCATTGATGCGCGATGGAGAGATCGACGCGCTGTTCGATATTTCGATCGACGAAGACGAGCGGATCGTCGCGTTGCGGATCGTGACGGGCGCGCTGCGTCTGGCGAGCGCGACCCGCGTGTTCGGGCGCGCGGCCATTCTGCAACTGCTGCGGCCCGTCAGCAGGCAGGCCGCGTCAATTACGATGCGCGGCCACTTCCCAGTTGATATCGACGCATAA